One part of the Streptomyces lienomycini genome encodes these proteins:
- a CDS encoding exonuclease SbcCD subunit D yields the protein MRLLHTSDWHLGRAFHRVNMLGAQAGFIGHLVDTVREHAVDAVVVSGDVYDRAVPPLAAVELFDDALHRLADLGVPTVMISGNHDSARRLGVGAGLIGRAGIHLRTDPAGCATPVVLTDPHGDVALYGLPYLEPALVKAEFGVERAGHEAVLAAAMDRVRADLATRAPGTRSVVLAHAFVTGGEQSDSERDITVGGVAAVPSGVFDGVDYVALGHLHGCQTLTERVRYSGSPLPYSFSEHRHRKSMWLVDLDAGGSVTAERVDCPVPRALARLRGTLEDLLADPELTPHEDAWVEATLTDPVRPDDPMARLTERFPHTLSLVFDPERAPDEPGVSYARRLADRSDQQIAEDFVGHVRGAGPDGHEQSVLRDAFDAVRADETLREVAR from the coding sequence ATGCGACTGCTGCACACTTCCGACTGGCACCTCGGCCGGGCGTTCCACCGGGTGAACATGCTCGGCGCCCAGGCCGGGTTCATCGGCCACCTCGTCGACACCGTGCGCGAGCACGCCGTCGACGCCGTGGTCGTGTCGGGAGACGTGTACGACCGGGCGGTGCCGCCGCTGGCCGCCGTCGAACTGTTCGACGACGCCCTGCACCGCCTCGCCGACCTCGGCGTGCCGACGGTGATGATCTCGGGCAACCACGACTCGGCCCGCCGTCTCGGGGTCGGTGCCGGGCTCATCGGTCGTGCCGGCATCCACCTGCGCACCGACCCGGCGGGCTGCGCGACCCCCGTGGTACTGACCGACCCCCACGGGGACGTCGCCCTCTACGGACTGCCGTACCTCGAACCGGCCCTCGTGAAGGCCGAGTTCGGCGTCGAGAGAGCGGGGCACGAGGCCGTGCTCGCCGCCGCCATGGACCGGGTGCGCGCCGACCTCGCCACCCGCGCGCCCGGCACCCGTTCCGTCGTCCTCGCGCACGCCTTCGTCACCGGCGGCGAGCAGAGCGACAGCGAGCGGGACATCACCGTCGGCGGGGTCGCCGCCGTGCCCTCCGGCGTCTTCGACGGCGTCGACTACGTGGCCCTCGGGCACCTGCACGGCTGCCAGACCCTCACCGAGCGCGTCCGCTACTCCGGGTCCCCGCTGCCGTACTCCTTCTCGGAGCACCGGCACCGCAAGAGCATGTGGCTCGTCGACCTGGACGCCGGGGGATCGGTCACCGCCGAGCGCGTCGACTGCCCGGTGCCGCGCGCGCTGGCCCGGCTGCGCGGCACGCTGGAGGACCTCCTCGCCGACCCGGAACTGACCCCGCACGAGGACGCCTGGGTCGAGGCGACCCTCACCGACCCGGTCCGGCCGGACGACCCCATGGCACGGCTCACCGAGCGGTTCCCGCACACGCTCAGCCTCGTCTTCGACCCCGAGCGCGCACCCGACGAGCCGGGCGTGTCCTACGCCCGGCGCCTCGCCGACCGCAGCGACCAGCAGATCGCGGAGGACTTCGTCGGCCACGTGCGCGGCGCCGGTCCCGACGGCCACGAGCAGAGCGTCCTGCGGGACGCCTTCGACGCCGTACGCGCCGACGAGACCCTGCGGGAGGTGGCACGGTGA
- a CDS encoding peptidoglycan-binding domain-containing protein — MLSVGLVALESTPAAAATPKCSRAVQMKPNSAYSYYMLIPKSAATVKCSMSPGARNKGVTALQTALAYCYNVYTGAQGHKFGPGDIDGIYGNATKNAVYYLQVQIFPQQSSEQDGIYGPNTAANMKFPWHNPSNDRIMNTCTRRNGS, encoded by the coding sequence ATGCTGTCGGTCGGCCTCGTTGCCCTGGAATCGACGCCGGCGGCTGCCGCGACCCCCAAGTGCAGCCGCGCGGTCCAGATGAAGCCGAACTCCGCGTATTCGTACTACATGCTCATTCCGAAGTCGGCCGCCACGGTCAAGTGCAGCATGAGTCCGGGAGCGCGGAACAAGGGCGTCACCGCTCTTCAGACGGCGCTCGCGTACTGCTACAACGTCTACACGGGCGCTCAGGGTCACAAGTTCGGCCCCGGCGACATCGACGGCATCTACGGGAACGCCACCAAGAACGCAGTGTATTACTTGCAGGTACAGATCTTCCCGCAGCAATCGAGCGAGCAGGACGGGATCTACGGCCCGAACACCGCAGCCAACATGAAGTTCCCGTGGCACAACCCGAGCAATGACCGGATCATGAACACATGCACCCGGCGGAACGGGAGCTGA
- a CDS encoding immunity 21 family protein, with protein MVRYAEPGRVEWVESGGGPLIVVPETVLPFWTGADGEEADSDYDRACEVDGQVGLLPVGDSTALVLGDEPAATAYLPDHGTFVRWCAADSEDEVLDGVPAALDTAEWQPEVSWHVPGPVLLFDAAWPGAASDRAGRARVALEPGRYAVRAAEVRPEPETWLSLVHLRWLADR; from the coding sequence ATGGTGCGATACGCGGAGCCGGGCCGGGTGGAGTGGGTCGAGTCGGGCGGAGGGCCGCTCATCGTGGTCCCCGAGACGGTTCTGCCGTTCTGGACCGGCGCCGACGGCGAGGAGGCGGACTCCGACTACGACCGGGCCTGCGAGGTCGACGGCCAGGTCGGACTCCTGCCCGTCGGCGACTCCACCGCCCTGGTGCTCGGCGACGAACCCGCCGCCACCGCCTACCTCCCCGACCACGGCACCTTCGTCCGCTGGTGCGCCGCGGACTCCGAGGACGAGGTGCTGGACGGGGTCCCCGCCGCCCTCGACACGGCCGAGTGGCAGCCCGAGGTCTCCTGGCACGTGCCCGGCCCGGTGCTCCTGTTCGACGCCGCCTGGCCCGGCGCCGCGTCGGACCGCGCAGGCCGGGCGCGGGTCGCGCTGGAGCCCGGCCGGTACGCGGTGCGCGCGGCGGAGGTGCGCCCCGAGCCGGAGACCTGGCTGAGCCTCGTCCACCTGCGGTGGCTCGCCGACCGGTAG
- a CDS encoding DUF885 domain-containing protein, which yields MSETKSPLPREVADAYVDDLIALDPVTGTYLGVAESSSRLPDFSPVGQEALAELARTTLARLDEAERGPGGDSDVERRCARLLRERLTAELAVHEADEGLRSVGNMGTAAHSVREVFTLTPAQTDEDWARIAERLRAVPAAFAGYRASLSLGLERELYAAPRPTATFVEQLGEWADTGEGRGWFEDFAADGPEALRAELDEAARGATAAVVELRDWMRDVYAPAIEGAPNTVGRERYARWSRYYNGTDLDLDEAYAYGWAEYHRLLAEMKAEAEKILPGAETPWVALAHLDEHGRHIEGVDEVRDWLQGLMDQAIEQLDGTHFELAERVRRVESRIAPPGSAAAPYYTSPSEDFSRPGRTWLPTMGQTRFPVYDLVSTWYHEGVPGHHLQLAQWTHVAADLSRYQASVGMVSANAEGWALYAERLMDELGFLTDAEQRLGYLDAQMMRAARVIVDIGMHLELEIPADSPFHPGERWTPKLAQEFFGAHSSRPADFVESELTRYLTIPGQAIGYKLGERAWLLGREKARERHGDAFDPKAWHMAALSQGSLGLDDLVDELSRL from the coding sequence ATGTCAGAGACCAAGAGCCCGCTGCCCCGCGAGGTCGCCGACGCCTATGTCGACGACCTCATCGCCCTCGACCCGGTCACCGGTACCTATCTCGGTGTCGCGGAGAGTTCCAGCCGCCTGCCCGATTTCTCGCCCGTCGGGCAGGAGGCCCTCGCGGAGCTGGCCCGCACCACCCTCGCCCGGCTGGACGAGGCCGAGCGCGGGCCGGGCGGGGACAGCGACGTGGAGCGGCGCTGCGCCCGGCTGCTGCGCGAGCGCCTGACGGCCGAACTGGCGGTGCACGAGGCGGACGAGGGCCTGCGCTCGGTCGGCAACATGGGCACCGCCGCCCACTCGGTGCGCGAGGTCTTCACGCTCACTCCGGCGCAGACCGACGAGGACTGGGCCCGGATCGCCGAGCGGCTGCGCGCGGTGCCGGCGGCGTTCGCGGGCTACCGCGCGTCCCTGTCGCTGGGCCTGGAGCGTGAGCTGTACGCGGCGCCGCGTCCCACCGCCACCTTCGTCGAACAGCTCGGCGAGTGGGCGGACACGGGCGAGGGGCGCGGCTGGTTCGAGGACTTCGCCGCCGACGGCCCCGAGGCGCTGCGCGCGGAGCTGGACGAGGCGGCCCGGGGCGCGACCGCGGCCGTGGTCGAGCTGCGGGACTGGATGCGCGACGTGTACGCGCCCGCCATCGAGGGCGCCCCGAACACGGTGGGCCGGGAGCGCTACGCCCGCTGGTCGCGCTACTACAACGGCACCGACCTGGACCTGGACGAGGCGTACGCGTACGGCTGGGCCGAGTACCACCGCCTGCTGGCCGAGATGAAGGCGGAGGCCGAGAAGATCCTGCCGGGCGCCGAGACTCCGTGGGTGGCGCTGGCACACCTGGACGAGCACGGCAGGCACATCGAAGGCGTCGACGAGGTCCGCGACTGGCTGCAGGGCCTGATGGACCAGGCGATCGAGCAGTTGGACGGCACGCACTTCGAACTCGCCGAGCGGGTACGGAGGGTGGAGTCGCGCATCGCGCCGCCCGGCAGCGCGGCGGCGCCCTACTACACGTCGCCGTCGGAGGACTTCTCCCGCCCCGGCCGCACCTGGCTGCCGACCATGGGCCAGACCCGGTTCCCGGTGTACGACCTGGTGTCCACCTGGTACCACGAGGGCGTCCCGGGCCACCACCTCCAGCTCGCCCAGTGGACGCACGTGGCGGCGGACCTCTCCCGCTACCAGGCGTCCGTGGGCATGGTCAGCGCCAACGCCGAGGGCTGGGCGCTGTACGCGGAGCGGCTGATGGACGAGCTGGGCTTCCTCACGGACGCCGAGCAGCGCCTGGGCTACCTGGACGCCCAGATGATGCGGGCCGCGCGGGTCATCGTGGACATCGGCATGCACCTGGAGCTGGAGATCCCGGCGGACTCCCCCTTCCACCCGGGTGAGCGCTGGACGCCGAAGCTGGCGCAGGAGTTCTTCGGCGCGCACAGCAGCCGTCCGGCGGACTTCGTGGAGAGCGAGCTGACCCGGTACCTGACGATCCCGGGTCAGGCGATCGGCTACAAGCTCGGTGAGCGTGCGTGGCTGCTCGGCCGGGAGAAGGCCCGCGAGCGGCACGGCGACGCGTTCGACCCGAAGGCGTGGCACATGGCGGCCCTCTCCCAGGGTTCGCTGGGCCTGGACGACCTGGTGGACGAGCTGTCGCGGCTCTGA
- a CDS encoding SDR family oxidoreductase produces MPRLPLPAPEDLRRDPLPLRGRTALVTGASRRRGIGHAVARRLAAYGASVYLHHHVPHDAAMPWGADRVEDVAASVRAALGDPDAAVHAGPGDLTRPDAPGDLVATATEALGGRLDVLVANHALSGLDGTLDTVDAAMLDAHWQVDTRSVLLLIQAYARHRAALPPRTPGGRVVTMTSGQDIAGGMPGEIAYALQKGALASVTRSLSTTLAEHAVTVNTVNPGPVDTGYLTGEDHEAVAACFPAGRWGMPDDPARLIAWLATDEADWVTGQVIDSEGGFRR; encoded by the coding sequence ATGCCACGACTTCCCCTCCCCGCCCCCGAAGACCTGCGCCGCGACCCGCTGCCCCTGCGCGGCCGTACCGCCCTCGTCACCGGAGCCAGCCGACGCCGCGGCATCGGCCACGCCGTGGCCCGGCGGCTCGCCGCGTACGGAGCGAGCGTCTACCTGCACCACCACGTGCCGCACGACGCCGCCATGCCCTGGGGCGCCGACCGCGTCGAGGACGTGGCCGCCTCCGTACGCGCGGCCCTCGGCGACCCCGACGCCGCCGTGCACGCGGGCCCCGGCGACCTCACCCGGCCCGACGCACCCGGCGACCTCGTCGCCACCGCCACCGAGGCGCTCGGCGGACGGCTGGACGTCCTCGTCGCCAACCACGCGCTCAGCGGTCTCGACGGCACCCTCGACACGGTCGACGCCGCCATGCTCGACGCGCACTGGCAGGTCGACACCCGCTCGGTGCTGCTGCTGATCCAGGCCTACGCCCGTCACCGCGCCGCCCTGCCGCCCCGCACACCCGGCGGACGCGTCGTGACGATGACCTCCGGCCAGGACATCGCGGGCGGCATGCCCGGCGAGATCGCCTACGCGTTGCAGAAGGGCGCGCTCGCCTCCGTCACGCGCTCCCTGTCGACGACCCTCGCCGAGCACGCCGTCACCGTGAACACGGTCAACCCCGGCCCGGTCGACACCGGTTACCTGACCGGCGAGGACCATGAGGCCGTCGCCGCGTGCTTCCCCGCCGGGCGCTGGGGCATGCCCGACGACCCCGCCCGCCTCATCGCGTGGCTCGCCACGGACGAGGCGGACTGGGTCACCGGTCAGGTGATCGATTCCGAGGGCGGCTTCCGGCGGTGA
- a CDS encoding AraC-like ligand-binding domain-containing protein, translating to MSPVLDTACIPPRDREEVVRHAVWESLVAVDIDHRPPDEDISVRIGLGAVGPLRFCSARASAVTVRRTERLARQDEEPAVFLGLQVTGTSLVTQNGRECVLKPGELAVYESVSPYTLLFDEGVDHHFLRFPRAALALPDQLLRDTGTVTLGPDNPLACLAFTYFSQLAVSDRLHQAAHADSVVEPSVELLRAVLTTQHGDSGLAKAPLEATLSLRVTQYVREHLADPDLSAARIAAAHDISVRHLYAVLSRSGISLGEWIRTRRLAECRRELAGANGRLRTIAATGRRWGFVDATHFSKTFKRAYGISPRAWREQNRPRSQT from the coding sequence ATGAGCCCGGTCCTGGACACCGCGTGCATTCCGCCGCGGGATCGGGAGGAAGTGGTCCGGCACGCGGTGTGGGAATCCCTGGTGGCGGTCGACATCGACCACCGTCCCCCCGACGAGGACATCTCCGTGCGCATAGGGCTCGGCGCCGTCGGGCCCCTCAGGTTCTGTTCGGCGAGGGCGTCCGCGGTGACCGTCCGTCGGACGGAGCGGCTGGCCCGGCAGGACGAGGAGCCGGCCGTCTTCCTCGGCCTCCAGGTGACGGGTACCAGCCTGGTGACGCAGAACGGCCGCGAGTGCGTGCTGAAGCCGGGCGAGTTGGCCGTCTACGAATCGGTCTCTCCCTACACCCTGCTCTTCGACGAGGGAGTCGACCACCATTTCCTGCGATTTCCCCGTGCGGCACTCGCACTCCCCGACCAGCTGCTGCGTGACACCGGTACGGTCACCCTGGGTCCCGACAACCCCCTTGCGTGCCTCGCCTTCACCTACTTCTCCCAACTGGCGGTCAGCGACCGGCTGCACCAGGCCGCGCACGCCGACAGCGTTGTGGAACCCAGCGTCGAGCTCCTGCGGGCGGTCCTGACGACCCAGCACGGCGACTCCGGCCTCGCCAAGGCGCCGTTGGAGGCGACTCTCAGCCTCCGCGTCACGCAGTACGTCCGAGAGCACCTGGCGGATCCGGACCTGTCGGCCGCACGCATAGCCGCCGCCCACGACATCTCCGTACGGCACCTCTACGCGGTGCTGTCCCGGTCGGGGATCAGCCTCGGAGAGTGGATCCGTACCCGCCGCCTGGCCGAATGCCGGCGAGAGCTGGCCGGTGCGAACGGACGGCTGCGGACCATCGCCGCAACAGGACGGAGATGGGGCTTCGTGGACGCCACCCACTTCAGCAAGACGTTCAAACGGGCCTACGGAATCTCACCCCGGGCCTGGCGGGAACAGAACCGCCCCCGCTCCCAAACGTAA
- a CDS encoding trans-sulfuration enzyme family protein, whose translation MDSARTHTSSPGDVRTTAPTGRALATEAVHAGRDDLAGRGLHAPPIDLSTTYPSYDSRGEAARIDAFAATGAEPDGPPVYGRLGNPTVARFETALARLEGTEAAVAFASGMAALSAVLLVRGSMGLRHVVAVRPLYGCSDHLLTAGLLGSEVTWTDPAGVADALRPDTGLVLVESPANPTLAEVDLRAVAHACGSVPLLVDNTFATPVLQRPAESGARLVLHSATKYLGGHGDVLAGVVACDEEFAGRLRQVRFATGGVLHPLAGYLLLRGLSTLPVRVRAASAGAAELAGRLAADPRVARVHYPRIGGAMVSFEVHGDPHQVIAGVRLITPAVSLGSVDTLIQHPASISHRIVDADDRRGAGVGDRLLRLSVGLEDVDDLWADLDRALGERAAGATTAREVLTPAE comes from the coding sequence ATGGACTCAGCGCGCACGCACACGTCATCACCCGGCGACGTACGCACCACCGCACCCACGGGCAGGGCACTGGCCACCGAGGCCGTGCACGCCGGCCGCGACGACCTCGCCGGCCGGGGCCTGCACGCCCCGCCCATCGACCTGTCCACGACCTACCCGTCGTACGACAGCCGCGGCGAGGCCGCCCGCATCGACGCGTTCGCCGCCACCGGCGCCGAGCCGGACGGGCCGCCGGTCTACGGCCGCCTCGGCAACCCGACCGTCGCCCGCTTCGAGACGGCGCTGGCCCGGCTGGAGGGGACCGAGGCAGCCGTCGCCTTCGCCAGCGGCATGGCGGCGCTCAGCGCGGTCCTGCTGGTGCGCGGCTCGATGGGGCTGCGGCACGTCGTCGCCGTACGGCCGCTGTACGGCTGCAGCGACCACCTGCTGACCGCCGGGCTGCTCGGGTCCGAGGTCACCTGGACCGACCCGGCGGGCGTCGCCGACGCGCTGCGCCCGGACACCGGCCTGGTGCTCGTGGAGTCGCCGGCCAACCCGACGCTGGCCGAGGTCGACCTGCGGGCCGTGGCGCACGCCTGCGGGTCGGTGCCGCTGCTCGTGGACAACACCTTCGCCACGCCCGTGCTCCAGCGTCCCGCCGAGAGCGGTGCCCGGCTGGTGCTGCACAGCGCCACCAAGTACCTCGGCGGGCACGGGGACGTGCTGGCCGGCGTGGTCGCCTGCGACGAGGAGTTCGCGGGGCGGCTGCGGCAGGTGCGCTTCGCCACCGGCGGAGTGCTGCACCCGCTCGCCGGCTACCTCCTGCTGCGGGGGCTGTCCACCCTGCCCGTGCGGGTACGGGCCGCGTCCGCGGGCGCCGCCGAGCTGGCCGGACGGCTGGCGGCCGATCCGCGGGTGGCCCGTGTCCACTACCCGCGCATCGGCGGCGCGATGGTCTCCTTCGAGGTGCACGGCGACCCGCACCAGGTCATCGCGGGCGTCCGGCTGATCACCCCGGCGGTCAGTCTCGGCAGCGTCGACACGCTCATCCAGCACCCGGCGTCGATCAGCCACCGCATCGTCGACGCGGACGACCGACGGGGCGCCGGGGTCGGCGACCGGCTGCTGCGGCTGTCGGTCGGCCTGGAGGACGTCGACGACCTGTGGGCCGACCTGGACCGGGCGCTGGGGGAGCGGGCGGCCGGGGCGACCACTGCGCGGGAGGTGCTGACACCGGCCGAGTGA
- a CDS encoding Lrp/AsnC family transcriptional regulator: protein MADSVVLDPVDLHLLRLLQNDARTTYRDLAAQVGVAPSTCLDRVARLRRAGVILGHRLELDPAKLGRGLQALLLVQVRPHRRELVGPFVERIRALPESRTVFHLTGPDDYLVHVAVADMTDLQRLVLDEFTSRREVARVETRLIFQQWECGPLLPPTAPTPSPSPASASASSSPSADTP from the coding sequence ATGGCCGATTCCGTCGTACTGGATCCGGTGGATCTTCATCTGCTGCGGCTGCTGCAGAACGACGCCCGGACCACCTACCGCGATCTCGCGGCCCAGGTCGGCGTCGCCCCGTCGACGTGTCTGGACCGGGTGGCCCGGCTGCGGCGGGCCGGGGTGATCCTCGGCCATCGGCTCGAACTGGACCCGGCGAAGCTGGGCCGCGGTCTCCAGGCGCTGCTGCTGGTGCAGGTGCGCCCGCACCGGCGGGAGCTGGTCGGCCCGTTCGTGGAGCGGATCCGCGCGCTGCCCGAGTCGCGCACCGTCTTCCACCTCACCGGTCCGGACGACTACCTGGTGCATGTCGCGGTCGCGGACATGACGGACCTGCAGCGGCTGGTCCTGGACGAGTTCACGTCCCGGCGGGAGGTGGCCCGCGTCGAGACCCGGCTGATCTTCCAGCAGTGGGAGTGCGGCCCCCTGCTGCCACCGACCGCGCCGACCCCGTCGCCGTCACCCGCGTCCGCGTCCGCGTCGTCGTCGCCGTCCGCGGACACGCCCTGA
- a CDS encoding AAA family ATPase has translation MRLHRLDITAFGPFGASQSVDFDDLSTAGLFLLHGPTGAGKTSVLDAVCYALYGSVPGARQGGGQGVTLRSDHAAVGTRTEVRLDLTVAQRRLEITRQPPWERPKKKGVGTTVDKAQTWLREYDATAGTWKDLSRSHQEIGEEITQLLGMSREQFCQVVLLPQGDFARFLRADAEARGKLLGRLFDTRRFAEVEKRLAERRRTTEARVREGDATLLADAHRMQQAAGRAMELPELAPGEPGLAEAVLGAAAVARTTARELLTIADCRLTAAESAQAAAERELAGARELDRLQRRFAEARERAARLAERADAHRAAQERMERARKAEAVAPALELRNAAGTEHRRAAAAEARARAVLPQALADAGAAGLAAAARRTAEELGGLESARRAEQRLAGLVEERSGLDRQERADEDVRHEAETWLADWERTRTRLQGRVDCAQEAATRAEQLAVQRDPARRRLDAARQRDRLTDDTEAARRRALASAEHAGDARAHWLDLKEQRLTGIAAELAANLTDGTPCAVCGATEHPAPARKTAGHVDRDAEERALAAYQAADERRADDERRLGTVREALAAAKAEAGETPTARLAEEAEELEREYARVRTTASGLHAAQEELRGAEREREQRVAAQQQAALRSASRIAGRDRLEREQTALEEELTRARGAAASVAARAAQLERRAVLLTEAADTARVAEDTAQRLKDADARLADAAFRAGFDTPGDAAAALLDATAHRELQQRLDAWHSEDAAVRAVLTEADTVTASRRPPADPAAAGRTAADAGLRLREAASARDAAARCCAELDRLSAHATASVRGLAPLREEHTRVARLASLTAGTSADNQRRMRLESYVLAARLEQVAAAATARLLRMSSGRYTLVHSDDRSGRGRSGLGLHVVDAWTGRERDTATLSGGETFFASLALALGLADVVTDEAGGVRLDTLFIDEGFGSLDDQTLDEVLDVLDALRERDRSVGIVSHVADLRRRIHAQLEVVKGRSGSALRQGGTGQSVSR, from the coding sequence GTGAGGCTGCACCGGCTGGACATCACCGCCTTCGGGCCCTTCGGCGCCTCGCAGAGCGTCGACTTCGACGACCTCTCGACGGCCGGACTCTTCCTCCTGCACGGCCCCACCGGCGCGGGCAAGACCTCCGTCCTCGACGCCGTCTGCTACGCCCTGTACGGCTCGGTGCCGGGCGCCCGGCAGGGCGGCGGCCAGGGAGTGACGCTACGCAGCGACCACGCGGCCGTCGGCACCCGCACCGAGGTGCGCCTCGACCTCACCGTCGCGCAGCGCCGACTGGAGATCACCCGGCAGCCGCCCTGGGAGCGCCCCAAGAAGAAGGGCGTCGGCACCACCGTCGACAAGGCCCAGACCTGGCTGCGCGAGTACGACGCCACGGCGGGAACCTGGAAGGACCTCAGCCGCTCCCACCAGGAGATCGGCGAGGAGATCACCCAACTGCTGGGCATGAGCCGCGAGCAGTTCTGCCAGGTCGTGCTGCTGCCCCAGGGCGACTTCGCGCGTTTCCTGCGCGCCGACGCGGAGGCCCGCGGCAAGCTCCTCGGGCGGCTCTTCGACACCCGGCGGTTCGCCGAGGTCGAGAAGCGCCTCGCGGAACGGCGACGCACCACCGAGGCCCGGGTCCGCGAGGGCGACGCCACGCTGCTGGCCGACGCGCACCGGATGCAGCAGGCAGCCGGCCGCGCCATGGAACTGCCCGAGCTGGCGCCGGGCGAGCCGGGCCTCGCCGAGGCCGTTCTCGGCGCCGCCGCCGTCGCCCGCACCACCGCCCGCGAACTGCTCACGATCGCCGACTGCCGGCTCACGGCCGCCGAATCCGCCCAGGCCGCCGCCGAACGCGAACTCGCCGGCGCCCGGGAACTCGACCGGCTGCAACGCCGGTTCGCCGAGGCACGGGAGCGAGCCGCACGGCTCGCCGAGCGGGCCGACGCCCACCGCGCCGCGCAGGAGCGCATGGAGCGGGCCCGCAAGGCCGAAGCGGTGGCGCCCGCCCTGGAGCTGCGGAACGCCGCCGGCACCGAGCACCGGCGGGCGGCGGCCGCGGAGGCACGCGCGCGTGCCGTCCTGCCGCAGGCCCTCGCCGACGCGGGCGCCGCCGGACTCGCCGCCGCCGCCCGCCGGACCGCCGAGGAACTGGGCGGCCTCGAGTCGGCCCGTCGCGCCGAACAACGCCTCGCCGGCCTGGTCGAGGAGCGGTCCGGCCTCGACCGCCAGGAACGCGCCGACGAGGACGTCCGGCACGAGGCGGAGACCTGGCTCGCCGACTGGGAGCGCACCCGCACCCGACTGCAGGGTCGCGTCGACTGCGCGCAGGAGGCCGCGACCCGTGCCGAACAGCTCGCCGTGCAGCGCGATCCGGCACGGCGCCGACTCGACGCCGCCCGGCAACGCGACCGGCTCACCGACGACACGGAGGCCGCCCGGCGGCGGGCACTCGCCTCGGCCGAGCACGCCGGGGACGCCCGCGCCCACTGGCTCGACCTCAAGGAACAGCGGCTGACCGGCATCGCCGCAGAACTCGCCGCGAACCTCACCGACGGCACCCCCTGCGCGGTGTGCGGCGCCACCGAACACCCCGCCCCCGCGCGCAAGACCGCCGGGCACGTCGACCGCGACGCGGAGGAGCGGGCCCTCGCCGCCTACCAGGCCGCCGACGAGCGGCGCGCGGACGACGAACGACGCCTGGGCACCGTACGGGAGGCCCTCGCCGCCGCGAAGGCGGAAGCCGGCGAGACGCCCACCGCCCGGCTGGCCGAAGAGGCCGAGGAGCTGGAGCGGGAGTACGCGCGCGTGCGGACGACCGCCTCCGGGCTGCACGCCGCGCAGGAGGAGCTGCGGGGGGCCGAGCGAGAGCGCGAGCAGCGCGTCGCCGCCCAGCAGCAGGCCGCCCTCCGGTCCGCCTCCCGGATCGCGGGACGGGACCGCCTGGAGCGCGAACAAACGGCCCTGGAAGAGGAGTTGACGCGAGCACGCGGTGCCGCCGCGAGCGTGGCGGCGCGGGCGGCGCAGCTGGAACGCCGGGCCGTGCTGCTCACGGAGGCCGCCGACACCGCCCGCGTCGCCGAGGACACCGCCCAGCGGCTGAAGGACGCCGACGCCCGGCTCGCCGACGCCGCCTTCCGGGCCGGCTTCGACACCCCCGGGGACGCGGCGGCCGCACTGCTCGACGCCACCGCCCACCGCGAGCTGCAACAGCGGCTCGACGCCTGGCACTCCGAGGACGCCGCCGTCCGCGCGGTCCTCACCGAGGCCGACACCGTCACCGCGTCCCGCCGACCGCCCGCCGACCCGGCCGCCGCGGGGCGGACGGCCGCCGACGCGGGTCTGCGCCTGCGCGAGGCCGCCTCCGCCCGCGACGCCGCCGCCCGGTGCTGCGCCGAGCTGGACCGGCTGTCCGCGCACGCAACCGCCTCCGTGCGCGGGCTCGCCCCGCTGCGCGAGGAACACACCCGGGTCGCCCGCCTCGCCTCCCTCACCGCGGGCACCTCCGCGGACAACCAGCGCCGCATGCGCCTGGAGTCCTACGTCCTGGCCGCCCGCCTCGAACAGGTCGCCGCCGCGGCCACCGCCCGCCTGCTGCGCATGTCCTCCGGCCGCTACACCCTCGTCCACTCCGACGACCGCTCCGGACGCGGCCGCAGCGGCCTCGGCCTGCACGTCGTCGACGCCTGGACCGGCCGCGAACGCGACACGGCCACGCTGTCCGGCGGGGAGACGTTCTTCGCCTCGCTCGCCCTCGCGCTCGGCCTCGCCGACGTCGTCACCGACGAGGCCGGCGGCGTCCGCCTGGACACCCTCTTCATCGACGAGGGCTTCGGCAGCCTCGACGACCAGACCCTCGACGAGGTCCTCGACGTCCTCGACGCCCTGCGCGAGCGGGACCGCAGCGTCGGCATCGTCAGCCACGTCGCCGACCTGCGGCGGCGGATCCACGCCCAACTCGAGGTGGTGAAGGGGAGGTCGGGGTCGGCTCTGCGACAAGGCGGTACGGGCCAGTCCGTCTCCCGGTGA